A DNA window from Argopecten irradians isolate NY chromosome 10, Ai_NY, whole genome shotgun sequence contains the following coding sequences:
- the LOC138333306 gene encoding programmed cell death protein 7-like — protein sequence MYGRFPHHSNRFGSPNQDLRPSTPENDFHNSPRARFGNREPPRFPQDQSRMFSPTVSQFQNMGSGSQTQQQQNNNRQNPQFSNCYNFPVMNPHIPPPQMMENIQFHPSNHTMQQAPGSYTGNTTLQHQGMPNISPGMNTPEFLKMPPSQIGNLKWTQPVEEIKSEMQHPNTEMIFPPAKFSGSRFQDGIQFPCNYPDDNLKNQTMFNSGTSNESQMNRGMNKDQSKKLNRTKDESQEWVNRWLRQIGKSPAEQQTKSTLVSASSRTLKICEAQERVKQMFFLLAKLKQETAYLESLTYGSEEWKTHAEKAKQVQIELKQHQEVMTDKTLLSDLQRRVAKRRKKRLRQKEMRRERYEDKQRQMAEREELHQMIDNCQARLQKEEVNKKQEKDLKAAADSILSEVRKKIADAVKAIDLLKSLQKLRKLRKDRLSRQGITVPTGSDTKFEEQISEQIKIMQSQKEVYLAEEKTLKVMLEVEQEETKEKERELLLKIKKQKAEREERKMNTRMFGPSEPMEEDDPVFPYFQYYDQANQTFEAFIQIRRDWDMFLVPEGTPGGSRIPDGFVLPSEPSSDAWATALKDE from the exons ATGTACGGGAGATTCCCTCACCATAGCAATAGATTTGGGTCCCCAAATCAAGATTTGCGACCATCGACGCCAGAAAATGATTTTCACAATTCACCAAGAGCAAGGTTTGGAAACCGAGAACCCCCAAGATTTCCACAAGATCAGTCCCGGATGTTCAGCCCAACTGTCTCACAATTTCAAAACATGGGCTCAGGAAGCCAGACACAACAGCAACAAAATAATAATCGTCAGAATCCACAGTTTAGTAACTGCTATAATTTCCCAGTGATGAATCCACACATTCCTCCACCACAAATGATGGAAAATATACAATTTCACCCTTCAAATCATACTATGCAACAAGCCCCTGGCAGTTATACAGGGAACACCACATTACAGCACCAAGGAATGCCAAATATTTCACCAGGTATGAATACCCCTGAATTTCTGAAAATGCCACCCAGTCAGATTGGAAATTTGAAATGGACTCAGCCTGTTGAAGAAATCAAATCAGAAATGCAGCATCCAAATACAGAAATGATCTTCCCACCTGCAAAATTTTCAGGGAGTAGATTTCAAGACGGCATACAGTTTCCCTGCAATTACCCTGATGACAATTTGAAAAATCAAACGATGTTCAACTCGGGAACTTCTAATGAAAGCCAAATGAACAGGGGTATGAACAAAGATCAAAGCAAAAAGCTTAACAGAACAAAAGATGAAAGCCAGGAATGGGTCAACAGATGGCTTAGACAGATAGGAAAGTCACCTGCAGAGCAACAAACCAAATCAACATTGGTGTCTGCATCTAGTAGGACTTTAAAA ATTTGTGAGGCCCAAGAACGTGTCAAGCAGATGTTTTTCCTTTTAGCAAAGTTAAAACAAGAAACAGCATATTTAGAGTCGCTTACATATGGTAGTGAAGAATGGAAAACACATGCGGAGAAAGCCAAACAAGTTCAG ATTGAATTGAAACAGCATCAAGAGGTCATGACAGATAAAACATTGTTAAGTGACCTACAACGGAGAGTTGCCAAAAGAAGGAAGAAAAGG CTGAGACAGAAAGAGATGAGGAGAGAGAGATATGAAGACAAACAAAGACAGATGGCTGAAAGGGAGGAGCTTCATCAGATGATTGACAACTGTCAGGCCAGATTACAGAAGGAAGAAGTGAACAAAAAACAG GAGAAAGATCTGAAAGCTGCAGCAGACTCGATACTAAGTGAGGTCAGGAAGAAAATTGCTGATGCTGTTAAGGCTATAGATCTACTGAAGAGTTTACAAAAACTACGAAAACTGCGAAAGGACAGATTGTCGCGACAAG GCATTACTGTTCCCACTGGTAGTGACACAAAGTTTGAGGAGCAGATTTCGGAGCAGATCAAAATAATGCAGTCACAAAAAGAAGTTTATCTTGCTGAAGAAAAAACTCTTAAG GTAATGCTGGAGGTGGAACAAGAAGAGACAAAGGAAAAAGAGAGGGAGCTTCTTcttaaaataaagaaacaaaaagcCGAAAGGGAAGAACGAAAAATGAATACCAGAATGTTTGGACCAAGTG AACCTATGGAGGAAGATGACCCCGTATTTCCTTATTTCCAGTATTATGATCAAGCTAACCAGACTTTTGAAGCTTTCATTCAGATAAG GAGAGACTGGGACATGTTTTTGGTACCAGAAGGGACCCCGGGTGGCAGTAGGATACCAGATGGGTTTGTCCTACCCTCGGAACCTTCCAGTGATGCATGGGCAACTGCACTCAAGGAcgaataa